Genomic DNA from Epinephelus moara isolate mb chromosome 24, YSFRI_EMoa_1.0, whole genome shotgun sequence:
TACTACACATCAAAAAGAGATAGATTTAATGTAGACACTTCATTGCATGGTGCAGAGATCTATGAGGTAGGCCTATAGGCTGCTTCttgcataaataaacaaataaaatgtatcacTTAATGAAATTTTAATGGATTTTGATTACACTTAgtagagtttttatttttcatttattattattcatttttttctccttccctTACAAAAGTAACAAGGAGAAAAGTCCTAGAAGACAGAGAATATACAGTATTGAGCACCAGAATTGTAAGTTAACAAAAGTGATGTTGGACACAAAACAGTAGGAAAAGCATACgtataaataatgaaataaatgatgaCTGAATTTTATTTAGCTACTTCAGTGTCAGAATCCTGACAATCCCATGCTGATTggctgtcacactgtcatggttTACTGGACCACATGAATAGAACAGACCCATTGTTAATGCTATGGTAACACAGTCAGTGGCTGCACATTCCTCTTTCTATTACAAGTAAacttgaaaaacattttgtatgCTAAAATGTAccatctcaaacacacagatagTAGCCACAAAACACTGCAGATGTATCACTTTGCCTGCCTCACAAGTGTCAACACTGCTGCAGTAATGTTTGTTCTTTCTTTGTGCACACACCATGAATGCATAAAGAGAACAGTGTCTGCATCTCTGCATCTGTAAGTCTGAACTACCACCCCTTTTACCTTGTCTATCCAAAGGAGGTGCAGCGTGgactgaaaatgaaagtgaagaTAAAATTGTCCAAGCCTGGTTTAGGTGCTTTATATTAATAACATAGCAGCCTATAGTTTTAATGTCTGCCTTATAATAAAACAGGATTTCTTACACAAGAATGCATGTAAGTTATTCATTTTATAGGTTGTTATTTCATTGTTTATACAATGTTTGTTTGTCTAGTGTGATAGGATTCTAACATCAATGTGGAAACATTAAGAAGATTTTGGTCTGCAACAGCAAAGACAGTGGTTATTCATGCAGGGCTCCTTAAATGCATTAATGTAGATTTGATTCGAACATCCTAGTACATTGCATGAATAAAAAGTATGGGATGAATTATGGATGTTATATGGTTAACACTGGGGTATGAAATCACAGCAATATTAAGCTCAGACTTATAACACATCAGAAACAGGTAGACTTAATACAGTCATTTCATTGCATTGTCCAGAGATCTATGAGATATAGGCGCACatgtttttctgcttttattgACTTCCTATTATTGTTATATATGTTTTTGTAAGTAGTTTATGTTCTCTATGTTAATTTTTGTGTTCTTTATAACATCGtgaaattttaactttttttaggtggtggCTTCAAGTTAGCCCACTTGGCTTTCTGCCTCTTCctgtactgtatattatttgatatttctgtcactgtgtgtattcTAAATTGtgcacaaataaaattaaaaatcaagtATCAAAACTGGTGGCTTTTTGTGGATGTGATGAAGTAACAGGCGGAAAAGACATCACTTTATGACAAAAAACCTGatcatcttttctttcttttcctctctacTTGAGATGCTAATGAAAGCACAATAAAAGCATGCATTTACACTCTCAACAGTCATACTTTCCTACAACCAAATGAGGTCAATGCCCCATATTTCTTTAGGACCAGTGGTAACCATATGCTTATGCATAAATGGTGTTTTGACAGTTCTCTAAGTCAGTCTGTAAACCAGTATCCTCCTCATGTAGATCtgcacccactcacacacatacatacacagatacatatgcatacacacactttcatgCAAGGCACACTTTTTCctgcttttaaatttgaaattttacttttttttaggtggagGCCTCACATAAGCCCACTTGGTTTTCTGCCTCTTCCTGTAGTGtatattatttgttatttctgtcattgtgtgtattttaaattgcgcaaaaatgaaattaaaaatcaagTATCACAAATGGTGACTTTTTTGTAGGTGTGATGAGGTCACAGGTGGAAAAATACATCACTTTATGTCCAAAGACTTGGAgatttcttcctttctttctttctttctttctttctttgagaTACTGATAAAAGGTTAATAAAAGTCTGCATTTTAGTTTATGTCATTCATTACTATAACCAAATGAGGTTAATGGCCCATATTTCTTTAAGACCAATGGCAACCATATGCTCATGCATAAATGGTGTTTTGACAGTTTACTAAGTCATGTTGATGTTTCCAGTTGCTGTGATATCATCCACTCTCAGATTGATCTACTGATTGATTTCCCAAAGATTAGGCAATAATTGATTATATTACAGTAGCCTATAATGTTTCTTTGCTACATGTTAAATTTGGGTAATTATGGGATAATTCCTACTGTCCCCTGGGCATCACATTTGCCCACAGCAGCTGGGGGCGCAGTGTCGGCCACAGAGGACCCACCCTGGTACCACACACAGTCAGCGGCTGCTACAGCGTCGCTGTGCTGCGGAGGACGCTGTTCACAGAGCGGAAGATGGCGACTGTTTGGAGGCTGCAGAGGAACCTCCGGAGCTGATACCGGGGGGAAGAAGAGCAGAGATACACACTCAAAGCCCACAAAAGACCACGACTACATCAACGGTAAATGATAACGCAGCAACAGTTTACAGAGTGAAATTGTCAGTATTTATCCGGCGTTAGAGGAGCTAGTTAATGAAGTGCACACAGCCTGTGCtcgagctaacgttagcaaagaTTATCAGCAGCAGACTGAAGATAACAGCCAGGTAGCCTGTGAGTTACTGGGTGTAACGTTAGCCGAGGCTGCTGCTATGAAAGGCTGTCGTGTCATTAAGATACTCAAGAAGACACATTTTGTCAAGCAGATGTATTTATGAAAAAACATGTTAGCTGTTGCTACATACCGTTAGCTAAAGATTCATTAATGTAAGCTAACGTTGGACGCTCATGACCagttagctagcgttagctagtGCTAGCATATATTGTCTAAGGATCAAACGTTAAATCTAATTACATGTACACGCCGGTTAGTCCGTGTTTTGTTTCCTAAGTTGTTACTCGTTTAGTCGTCTGACATATCACAAGTTTAATGTTTTTTCCaatgtggttagctttaggtggtacttagcattagcattccaACATTTAATTGGCTATGTTATGGCTAACGACAGCTAGTTAGAGGTAGCTAACGATATAAGAGGGACGTGCTACATGGAGGGGGCAGCTGCTAAGTGTAAAGAAAGGGCACCACCCGTTTCACACAATGGATGTGACAATTAAGACTGATGAGCTCTAAATACCACAAACATGGTGGTTATAGCTTTGCAGTGTCATTGGGTTTCTTGGGTTACATCAGACCAAACCAGTTTTGTTTAAGACTTCATCCTCATTAAATATGAGTTGCAGAAatccaatatatatatatatataggtcaGGTGTGAAATGGGTGACTTTGCTAAAATAAAAGGCCAATCACTTTAATCACTGTCATAGTGTAGCTGATTGCAGCTGATGCTCCTGAACATTACATCACAAGCATGTCTCCCCATGTCTCAACAGACAATAATGTCCCGCTCCCCTGACAATGAGGATGGATGCTTTGTTGCCATGGATACAGAGGACGATGGTGCAGAGCCTGCCGGGATAacggaggaagaggaggcaaaCATGGGGTCCTGCAGACAAGAAGGGAACATGGACAGTGGTGCCAAAGGAGGGGGGAGAACAATGGTGGAGTTGCCAGAGGAAGTTCTCGAATATATCCTGTCCTTCCTCTCACCTTACCAGGAGCACAAGACCGCTGCACTCGTATGTAAGCAGTGGTATCGCCTCATTAAAGGTATGCCTCTCATATTTACATATTCTTGGGTAAAACTGAATCATTTGATGGAGTGATTAATCTTACAGCGGGAGTCAGTGGGCATTACAAGCGTAGCAGAGCTGGGAAATTTAGCTTTAAAGTGCTTGTGCTTAGCATAATATTCATAATTTAGATGTCATCTTTGACCATCCCGTCTCTTGAAAGTCACATCAGTCATCTTGTGCGATCGTGTACTTTCTAATTGAGGAACACAGCTAAATTAAGATCTGTGGTTAGATGGAGATGATTCTTCATGCCCTTATTTCATCTCATTTAGATGATTGTAATGCTCTTTTTAACCTGTCTATATCCCACTTTACTGTACCTTCAAGCTCTTCACAATGCAGCTGTTCAGCTCTTATATAACACAGATTTTATCCTCACATCACCAGTGTCCTATTAAACTTCATATTCATTTTAAACTACTGGTGCTAACTTTTAGAGCGATGCACTCCCCAGTATATCACTGACCTCCTCCGCTCATATATATGCCAAATCTGGCTCTTAGATCATCTGAGCTAAAGTTACTGGGCGTCACTCGAGCCCACTATAAAACCTAAGATGACTATGCATTTCAAGCAATCTTTGGAATTCCCTCCCCTTATCACTGCGATCCCTGAActcatttcatatttttatgaaacaGCTTTAGATGTTTTTACTCAGACAGGCTTTTGGTTAACCTGTCCCAAAAGCGTTTAACTGGTTTATTTGTATCTGTCCTTATtaatttgctgctgctgtgctttaTTTTGTCTGCCATGTACTGGGAATCATTGCTATCTgtctttttaatttgattttactAATTTGTTTTCAGTATTAACTTCTTTGTGATTTTGTAtttgtgctatacaaataaactttactTAACCTCCTGAGATGAACGTTTAGAAAGTAATACTTATTTAAATGTGCTCATTGTCcaattttttgtgtttcttttgctcATTACTGTTTTATCTGAACTAGGTGTCGCTTATCAGTGCTACCACGGTTTCTTGAGAGCTGTCCAGGAGGGAAATATCCAGTGGGAAAGTCGCACATATCCATATCCAGGAACCCCGATCACCCAGCGCTTCTCACACAGTCAGTACAtgttgctttaaaatgaaatataaaatatagaaCTTCACATTATGCATCATCTGAAAATGATTCTGTGCGGTTGTAGCTGTGGATCAGACTATGAGTCAAGTATGCAGCAGTTAAAATGGGTTCTGCCCTGCGCAAGATTAGTGATTCATGAAAAGAGCAACATCAGACACTTAATCAATTTTGTTGTCTGATGGATCTCAACAACACTTAAAATAGATTTAGTGTTCGGGAGGCAGCCCACGTTCATGTTTTCAGTATCAGACTGATGCAAACATTTTTATCAGCAgctttgactttttaaataGATATGTTCTTtgataatttgtatttttaactcAACACTGATTTGCTATAAATATTGAATTGGGCACATGTCCACTGTCAAATGCTGTAGCTTAATTTATGGACATAAAAGGTCATTTTTCTCAATGTTCATCTTTTGTTAACGTAGAATAAATCTGAATTTTGCTGACTGTAGCCTCGGATTCTTAAGATCAAATCTAAAAACACTTGAAGCTCTTTATTTGCTATGAAGTTGTTGTTAAttcttctgtttttgtgttgcaggTGCATGTTACTATGACTCAAACCAGTCCATGTATGTGTTTGGGGGTTGCACTCAGAGTAGCTGCAATGCTGCCTTCAATGATCTGTGGAGACTTGACCTCAACAGCAAGGAGTGGATCCGCCCTTTAGCCTCAGGTACGAGGAGGTTACGAGCAGTGAAGGCCAACAGGGAACAGAAATTTACAACATGTAGCTCTGGTAAAAAGTAACTGCTCATGGGGCTTATGTAAGGGAAACTGTGGGAGGGTGAACCACATTAAGTGAATGTAGTAGTCAGatgctcagcagcagcagcagcagctgagcacACAGTATTTGAGGAGgtggtaataaaaaaaaacaaagaagcacTGATGAAATGGATGGTAGTGACATTATTTTACTAGTGCACTTGCATTTTATTGCTGTAAACTTTAGAGCTTACTGTGTCTTTTTATGAAATTGCATGCGAAGGATTTAGAGGTGGATATGTGTGTGAAGAGCATTTACCACAAGAGATTTGGTCTATTGCATCAGAAGATTAATCTTTGTGTTTCTAAACATTTTTGTCACTTGTATGTGAGGTGGCAAAACAAATACGCAGTCTTACTGTGTGCCATGTTTTCCATTTCTGTTCAGCCATTTTCACTTAAGATTTTAAGTAGTTAAGTAATACATTTTTCCTTCACTAACATATTTTTGGATAAATATTTATtggattatttatttacacatacacataacaTCGTGCATGTTTAGCTACAGTCTGAATCATATTTTGCTGTCTCCTTTTCCAGGCTCTTATCCATCTCCTAAAGCTGGAGCGACTCTAGTAATGCACAAAGATCTGTTAGTGCTGTTTGGGGGATGGACTCGCCCCAGCCCTTATCCACTGCACCAACCAGAAAGGTTTTTTGATGAAATCCACACCTACTCTCCTTCAAAGAACTGGTGAGAGACACTTCAGTACTGGCACTTAAAGGATTTAGTTATTACAAGTGATGGGCCAACTTTATACAGTTTGacttttcatcatcatcattatctttttcttcctttttgtgattctgtttttttcctgtctctcaGGTGGAACTGTATAGTAACGACACATGGACCTCCACCTATGGCTGGCCACTCTTCCTCTGTAATTGGAAACACCATGGTGGTGTTTGGAGGATCACTAGGAGCACGGCAAATGTATGCATGTATCACTTATTTTATTATACATTATTGAAGTCTGAGCTGCACAGATTAAAGGTGAAATCTGTAACTTTTTGCTCATCAAACCTACAGTAAAGATGACAGGGCAATAAAAGTGTCATTGACTCCTTGGGAGTCAGGTGACTGTGAGTGTATAATTTACAGAGGTAATATAGTTACGTCACCTCAGTAAAGCATACAGTACAATCACTGTAGTTTAGGGTTGCAGCGGTATACCATTTTCAAAGTATACCATGATATGAAAATTAATGGTTATCATACCATTATTAGTTACCGGTTatcatgtacatttgcttatctacgatacttaaaaaatgcagctggaCAGAGAGTCTCACTGTTGTTTTAGTTATTTACAAcagggagactttttacaaaTAGTTCCattaaaatggtttcaagtttcaattctAGTAATAAAacttgttcaaccaaaaattcCATTCCTTCCATTTTATACCTTTAAGAGTCATTGCAACTCAttataattctgtaataccgtgatGCCATAAAACtgcgatattttctgagaccTTTGTCGtaccaaaaaaaatctcatactgttgcaaacCTACTGTAGACGTACCTTTGCATTTTAGGTGAAGAAGAAATACAGTgagagctggatggagcagtgatgCAGCTATCCAGCAGCAACCCTgcctacatttaagagtactgtctgcagtggaaatgctGAACAGATCTAGAATTTGGTCACATGTCCATACAGGTTACGTCTGTTTGGTGGATACATGGCTAGAGGCTTAAAACCTAAAAAACAAGTGGCAGGGGAGCTGGTACACAGCCTAGACAGGTCTTATTTGACAAATCTGATCAATGTTTCTCAAAAGCAAGTAACCAACCCCACTGCACCACATAAATGGATGCAATGATCATGTAAAACCTTATATATTAAGCTATAAGTTTTAAACTTTGTTAGTTTGAATATACTGCTGAATTAAATCTGCAGCTGTCACCTCTCACCATGTTGTTGTTCCCTCTGATTGTTCTGATCAGGAGTAATGAAGTCTGGGTTCTGGATCTGGAGCAGTGGTCCTGGTCCAAACCACCCATATCTGGCCCATCACCCCACCCACGAGGAGGCCAATCACAAGTAAGGCTTTAACAATCAGGATGGTTATATTGCTCATTTAAATGCGTTTTTAAACAAGGTCCTACCAATGTCTGAAAATAAAGTCGTTATTTCAAGTGCTGCTGAAGTTCAGACCCAGAAGAACAGCTTTGCCCTCTCTGAGCACTTGCAAGTGGGTGACATTGGGCAAGAAAGTGTCCACTTAAGTTTTCAGATTAAATTAAgtgttaaattaattaaatgttgtTCTGCTAGATTGTGATTGATGATCAGACGTTGCTCATCTTGGGAGGGTGTGGTGGCCCTAATGCAGTAAGTATTTTTTCTGCACTTCCTTCTAGTATCAGAACGACACATCCATATCTTCAAATGTTCCACGTGGCTATAAGTGCCTACAGTTTTGACTTGTCCTGTTGTCTTGTGTGTTAAAGCTCCTTAAAGATGCCTGGCTCCTCCACATGGACACTCCACCATGGAGgtggcagcagctgcaggtggaAAACGAGGATCATGGGGCTCCAGAGCTGTGGTGTCACCCAGCTTGTAGAGTAAGTGTCTGTCCGAGCTGTCAGTCCTATTCTtcaaatctgtgtgtgtaataattAGATTGATCACTAATGTGTCGTTTTTCTCATCTTGTTTGTGCACCCTAAGGTGGGCCAGTGTGTGGTAGTTTTCTCACAGGCCCCATCCGGCCGTGCACCACTCAGCCCAAGTCTTAACTCTCGGCCCTCCCCCATAAGTGCCACACCTGCCCCTCTGGGCCCCGAACCGCCTTCCCTGCGTTCCCAGTCTCCTGTTCGGAGCGGGGCCGCCGGAGTCGTCTTGGGAGCTGTTGAAGAGGCTCCATGTGTAAATGGCCGATGGGGCACGCTAAGACCTCGGCCTTCAGCGAGAGGAAGTGCCAGAGAAGGAAGCCCATCCTCATCCCAACAGCAGTCTCCTTCGCAAGGCCCAGacagccctcctcttcctccactccCCCCGTTACTAAATGGATCCTCCCCTTCACCAAGGACCAGCCCAGCGCAGGCTGCATCTCCTCCCTCTCGCCCTCTCCAGCCTGCCTCCACAGACTATGGCTGGGATTCTCCCCCTTCTGCCGCTCACCACCCTGAGGTGCCCAGCACCAACGGCCTGCATACACCTCCTGCAGGCTCCCCACACACACCCCCAGGAGCAGTGTCCCCCGCCGCCTTACGACGAGGTCTGGAggcagtgaaaaacaaatcttCCTCATCTTTACCGTCTTCATCGTCATCGTCTTCCCTTCAGACACAGGGGGCTTCTCCTGGAGGAGgaagtggtggaggaggagcaggtcCTCCTGGAACCCCTCCGTCATCATCCTCCAGCCCTCCACAGGCTGCTGGTGCTGATGGACATGCTATCCCACCTATTGCACGGCGTCTTGGCCATCACCCACCCCAAAGCCTGAACGTAGGGAAACCTCTGTACCAGTCTCTCAACTGCAAGCCCATGCAGATGTACGTGTTGGATGTGTCCAGGGCCAAGTCGGCCGGGGTGGTGTCCTGGAGAGTTTACGGGAACGGGACTCCCGCCGCGGTCACAGGGCCACCTGAGACCAGCCTTCACACGGTGGTACAGGGCAGGGGAGAGCTCATCATTTTTGGGGGCCTCATGGACAAGAAACAGAATGTGAAGTACTACCCTAAAACCAACGCCTTGTACTTTGTACGAGCTAAAAGGTAATGCAGCTCCAGGGCAGGACTGGGAAGACGGACGCTCCACCCTGTGATCACACAAGGGAATTGACACACACAAGGCCTTTTTCCTATAGAAAGGATTATAGGAAAAGAACATAATCATTGTTAGATGTTCCACTTCATAAAGTCACTATTCTCCCTTCTGCCTACTGCAAGCATTCAAAATACAACACTTTAACTACACTTTGATAAAAACATTTGGTTGAATGAGAATcctgactgtgtgtatgtgtgtgtgtgtgtgtttgtgtgtgtttgtgactgcAGTGATTAGAGAGaactggacttttttttttttgttgttcccCAAAAGGTGATCAACCAAACAAAGACATTTCTGTTTTCCTGTGTCACCTTCCTCTGAACTCTTGGAAGAGAGGAACTCCAGAAGAATGGACGCAGAGAGCGGTTGAAGACTACCTTGATTTTTGTATCACTCTTTAAGCCTGCAATGTTTACATTGAAAacggtgtgcgtgtgtgtatgtgtgtgtgtgtgtgtgtttgtgtgtgtgtgtgt
This window encodes:
- the fbxo42 gene encoding F-box only protein 42, with protein sequence MSRSPDNEDGCFVAMDTEDDGAEPAGITEEEEANMGSCRQEGNMDSGAKGGGRTMVELPEEVLEYILSFLSPYQEHKTAALVCKQWYRLIKGVAYQCYHGFLRAVQEGNIQWESRTYPYPGTPITQRFSHSACYYDSNQSMYVFGGCTQSSCNAAFNDLWRLDLNSKEWIRPLASGSYPSPKAGATLVMHKDLLVLFGGWTRPSPYPLHQPERFFDEIHTYSPSKNWWNCIVTTHGPPPMAGHSSSVIGNTMVVFGGSLGARQMSNEVWVLDLEQWSWSKPPISGPSPHPRGGQSQIVIDDQTLLILGGCGGPNALLKDAWLLHMDTPPWRWQQLQVENEDHGAPELWCHPACRVGQCVVVFSQAPSGRAPLSPSLNSRPSPISATPAPLGPEPPSLRSQSPVRSGAAGVVLGAVEEAPCVNGRWGTLRPRPSARGSAREGSPSSSQQQSPSQGPDSPPLPPLPPLLNGSSPSPRTSPAQAASPPSRPLQPASTDYGWDSPPSAAHHPEVPSTNGLHTPPAGSPHTPPGAVSPAALRRGLEAVKNKSSSSLPSSSSSSSLQTQGASPGGGSGGGGAGPPGTPPSSSSSPPQAAGADGHAIPPIARRLGHHPPQSLNVGKPLYQSLNCKPMQMYVLDVSRAKSAGVVSWRVYGNGTPAAVTGPPETSLHTVVQGRGELIIFGGLMDKKQNVKYYPKTNALYFVRAKR